A segment of the Bacillus sp. es.034 genome:
CTTTTCCTTTGCGGAATCCGGTAGCACAATACCGCTTGCTGTTTTTTCTTCTGACTCAACTAGCTCGATAACGACGCGATCACCTAGTGGTTTTAACAAGTGAAACAACCTCCTTGAATTATGTAAATGTTTTTTATTAGCACTCGCTCACTGTGAGTGCTAACACAACTATTATATTAATTAATTCGTTTTCATTTTGCAAGAGTCCTGCCTAAAATTTTTTTCGTCATATTTCTCTTTTTTTCACACCCTCCTATCCTATGCCCCCTTTCCCCATATATTCCAGGGTGAAAGAAACCCTTAGATTTGAACAGTTCCGCTTTTCTTAGTAGAATTGTACAGGAGTAACTATGTTGATCGTTATCTTACAGGTGCTAAAGGAGATCAAACGTTGAAAAAACATTTTGGATTTATCTTAATTGCCTATATCGTCATGCAGCTTTCAAGCATTGTCGGGGTACCCCTTTTATATAAGATTGGTGTCGACGTCCTCGGGTTACCCGATGAGACGGTACGGAGCCTTGTCCCCGGATACTGGCTCGTCATCAGCTTCACGCTGACCCTTCTCATTGTGGGAGGCATCCTCAGGAAAAGCGAAACAAGCACCCGGCTTGAACGGAGTGCTCCCATGGGTACCGGCCGTTCGATTGTTTGGGCGGTTCTTGGGATTTTCATGGCGTTCATCGCTCAATCGGTGGCGATACAAGTCGAATATGCATTAGGAATTCAAATGGGTTCTGAAAATACCCAGATGATTATCGGCATCATTGAAAAGGTTCCATTATCCATGCTGGTCGCGGCCATCATCGGACCCATTCTGGAAGAGATCGTATTCAGGAAAATCATTTTCGGCGTGCTTTACGAGAAGATGCATTTCTTCTTTGCTGCTCTCATCAGTTCGGTCATCTTTGCACTTGCCCATTTCGAGCCGGAGCATGTGATCCTGTATTCCGCAATGGGCTTCACCTTCGCCTTTCTTTATGTGAAAACGAAACGGATCCTGGTGCCAATATTTGCTCACGTGGCCATGAATACAACGGTCGTTCTAATGCAATCTATCTATAAGGACGAAATCGATAAAATGATGAACGAAGCTGAAAAAATACAAGGATTTATTGGAGGATTATTTCTATGAGGAGATCACCATTATTCTCAGGAGTGATCTATCTCCTTCTCGGTGTGCTCTTCACATACTTTGCTGTACAAAACGTACAGAATGATGAAGGTTGGGGATTTTTCACGTATATGCTCATCTTTCTTGCGACCCTGGACTTCGGTTCCGGGTTACGGATGGTCATGCTGCATTTCAAGATCAAAAAACAAATAAAGAACAAAAAATAAGGATTGATCATTTGATCAATCCTTATTTATATCCTCGTACTGTTCCATTTCAAGCTTTTGCTCTGCCTCAAGCACCTTTTTGTATCCGATCTTGGAAATCCAGATGCTGATTTCATATAGTATGAACAGCGGTACCGTCACCATTAGATGGGACACAATGTCGGGTGGCGTGATAAGGGCCGCGATGACCAATAAGATAAAGTAGGCCGCTTTCCTCATCTTTGCCATCATCATCGGTGTGACAATACCTAACCGTGTAAGGAAAAGCATGGCTACGGGTAACTGAAAGAGAAAGCCAAAAGGAATCGTGATCTGGAATAAGAAATGAAAATATTCGTTTATTCCAATCACTTGTTCTATATTTAGATTCGTTGATAAACCCATCATGAATTTCACGATATATGGAAACAAAATAAAATAAGAAAATGACAATCCACCTAAGAAAAGGATAAGGGAAACTGGAATATAACTAAGCGTCACTTTTCTTTCTCTTTCGTATAAACCCGGACTGACAAAAGACCAGACCTGAAAGAGAATGAGAGGGGATGTCATGATCAAAGCAATGAACATGATCATTTCCATATAGATCTTCAGAGGATCTGTGATACGAAAGGCGTTCATGGTTAATTCTTTCGCTTCATCGGCATGCTGTAAGTATCTGATCAGCGGTTCTGCAAGAAAGAAGCTTACAACAACTGCTAACAAGAAGAAAACGACTACAAACATGAGTCGTTTTTGCAATTCTCCTATATGTTCATAAACTGTCATGTCTCTTTGACTCATGGCGTTCATCCTACTCTACTTAGCACTATTATTTTTTTCGTCTTCATCATCTGCTAAGCCTTTTGTTGCATTTTTAAATTCACGCAATGTATTTCCTGCTGCTTTTCCTAATTCCGGAAGTTTCTTAGGACCAAAAATAAGTAAAGCAACGACTGCTATTAATACGAGGCTACCTGGACCTGGCATAATGAGACACCT
Coding sequences within it:
- a CDS encoding CPBP family intramembrane glutamic endopeptidase, which codes for MKKHFGFILIAYIVMQLSSIVGVPLLYKIGVDVLGLPDETVRSLVPGYWLVISFTLTLLIVGGILRKSETSTRLERSAPMGTGRSIVWAVLGIFMAFIAQSVAIQVEYALGIQMGSENTQMIIGIIEKVPLSMLVAAIIGPILEEIVFRKIIFGVLYEKMHFFFAALISSVIFALAHFEPEHVILYSAMGFTFAFLYVKTKRILVPIFAHVAMNTTVVLMQSIYKDEIDKMMNEAEKIQGFIGGLFL
- the tatC gene encoding twin-arginine translocase subunit TatC gives rise to the protein MSQRDMTVYEHIGELQKRLMFVVVFFLLAVVVSFFLAEPLIRYLQHADEAKELTMNAFRITDPLKIYMEMIMFIALIMTSPLILFQVWSFVSPGLYERERKVTLSYIPVSLILFLGGLSFSYFILFPYIVKFMMGLSTNLNIEQVIGINEYFHFLFQITIPFGFLFQLPVAMLFLTRLGIVTPMMMAKMRKAAYFILLVIAALITPPDIVSHLMVTVPLFILYEISIWISKIGYKKVLEAEQKLEMEQYEDINKD
- a CDS encoding twin-arginine translocase TatA/TatE family subunit: MPGPGSLVLIAVVALLIFGPKKLPELGKAAGNTLREFKNATKGLADDEDEKNNSAK
- a CDS encoding YdiK family protein yields the protein MRRSPLFSGVIYLLLGVLFTYFAVQNVQNDEGWGFFTYMLIFLATLDFGSGLRMVMLHFKIKKQIKNKK